The Caldalkalibacillus uzonensis genome contains the following window.
ATGGACCGGGCCAGCTCTTCCAATACGGGGATGACAGGGGCGTGTTTATGATACACCTCTTCTAAAACAACAGGTGCGGCATGATAAGGAGGAAAAGCTTGTTGATCATCTTGCAAAACGGTTAGGTGGTATTCTTCGATTCGGCTGTCTGAGATCATACCGACAGCAACATGAACCCTGTCTTCTTTGACGGCAAGTGTTAAGAGCTCAGAATCAATAGCGATGAGTTGATCTTGACTAACAGAAAAATGATACACATGCTGCAAATGTTCCAGACCGTCTTCCCTAATAAGAAATTCTTCATTTGTTGCAAATTTTATAGGGTGGTCATGAGCTTTAATATACCTGATTAAGTCACTGATAGTGACTAGCTGATGTTCTTCAGCAAATGATTTTTTGACGATAATGCCCCAGCTGCTGTTAAAGTCACTGCGGTCAAGCCAGATCAGATGATGTTGGGCATCATGCTCTTTTACCGCTGCATAAGCCTCATCCGGATCAAAAATTGGAAGCTCTTTATGATAATACATTCGGGCTGTACTGGTGTATTCCCAATATATATCGATGACCTGCTCTTCTATGGCTGTACGGATGGAAGGGCTGTCCAAAAAACGTATCTCTTTCACATCATAACCTTGGTCCCGCAGTAATAACGCAGTCATCTTCATTAATAAGTATTGTTCGGTGAGAGACTTGGAACCCAGTGTGATCAGCGGGCGTTGTTCCGACTGTATCACAAGTTCTTTTTCCACTGTCTGGCTGGAGCGGATACTGCAAGAAACAAGCAAGAAGATGCAAAACAATAGGATCAGGGTGTTCAGGTTAATTTTTATCAAGATGGGGCTTCTTCTCATCTCTTTTCCCCCTCACGATTTCAGACCCATCTTTTTAATTTTATAGATCAGTGCGTGACGGGAAATACCCAGTCTCTCTGCTGCCTTGGTTTGATTGCCGTTTGTTTCTTCCAAAGCCTGCTTGATCATTTTGGCCTCCACTTCTTCCAGCACCTTGGGTAAAGGACCTGATAAGAAATTGAACGACTGGTCCGTTCCGGATGGGAAATTATGTCGT
Protein-coding sequences here:
- a CDS encoding ABC transporter substrate-binding protein; translation: MRRSPILIKINLNTLILLFCIFLLVSCSIRSSQTVEKELVIQSEQRPLITLGSKSLTEQYLLMKMTALLLRDQGYDVKEIRFLDSPSIRTAIEEQVIDIYWEYTSTARMYYHKELPIFDPDEAYAAVKEHDAQHHLIWLDRSDFNSSWGIIVKKSFAEEHQLVTISDLIRYIKAHDHPIKFATNEEFLIREDGLEHLQHVYHFSVSQDQLIAIDSELLTLAVKEDRVHVAVGMISDSRIEEYHLTVLQDDQQAFPPYHAAPVVLEEVYHKHAPVIPVLEELARSITNEEMIHLNYLVDVQHMDLTKVAKEFLIEKGLLEAP